One Xyrauchen texanus isolate HMW12.3.18 chromosome 26, RBS_HiC_50CHRs, whole genome shotgun sequence genomic window, CAGGCAAATATGTCTGAATACTTTTAATTTCAATGACAAAGACACTGATGGAGTTGGTATTGTTTACAACACAACAACATCCAGGCATCAATGCCTGTATCTGGCCCTTCACAGTGTcacaatacatatacagtatgagcGTATAGTGAACATCCTGATTCACAATTACCTATAAGACTTTGTGGGATAAATCACAGActtcaaagacaaacacacagacaacaaAAAATTCACAGGGCTGGCAAATGATTAATGATTAATAGTTTAATTATGtgtggaatagcatactaccatactaatcTAACTATTTTTGCAGTATGCAGTACATATATTGTGCAAAGTATTCAAATTTTGTATGCATGAAATACCCAAATGACTTTTGCTAAAGACTGCATTTGCTAAAAAAGTGCAGTATACAATGCAATGTGCTCATGCTCAAATTGACCTTCATTCTAACATCTTTATCGTGACTCATTGTCTCGGACTTCCAAAAGTAAAAAATGcaagccatttatttatttatttacaaaaataagatgtgaaaaagaaatggttaatattgcaacctggtctcatagaatcacgttacaaTACacattgcaaaattatttttatatgtctCCTTGTGCGTATCGTGGCAGTTTCTATTGAAATGAACACAAGAGGTGCTACGACAACAAtggctttcacacaaatcatgagaaaATCATAAACAAGTACTTTCGTAatgttcttcacacaatgctaccttattacatcaaaacacttgtactatagtgcatgacttgtaaacAACATTTCCAttgcataaccaactacatttacaatcaAATTGCGCGGGAGCTCAACTTGCTTGCAATAAAAGTGCCCGGTGTACGAATCCTGAAGAGCACGCACGTTGACATGTCCACAAAATGATGTAGTTGCGTCAGCAATTAaatttttatctcacattttcttttaatgacaCTATATGTTAGGTTCAGGTTTAAGGTTTatggtagggaggtaggttttttttatttaaaactcagAGCTTTAAAGGattcgttcacccaaaaaatgaaaattcagtcattgtttactcacccctgtgttgttataacaccatttgactttctttctttttctcaacACAAAGGGAGAATTTGTGAAAACATTGAGCTtagtgatgtcataaaatggcaGTTTAAGGCGACcgcctcttcaagcttcaaaaggacgcAAAAGTAAAATTCTAATGTCTAATAAATTACTGTAAACTGTGTGCATTCATGAGACAAAGGCGTGGTGTTAAAGCTAAAACACATTTTGATTTGCTTCAACAGGAACACCAgcgatattaataaaaaaaaaaaacacaacatggctgcacacaaaccagagacaCAAACAGAACTTACAAACATGCCTGAAGAGTTTGCAGTCGAaaaattgattttgtttgaactctCTTAATGGAGTCCTCAATCAAACAGGGATATGGGGGCTAAAGGTAGCTACAGACACAACGTATCCTACCCAGACAACAAACAAcatgcaataaaatatattttttccatgtTAGTTACAGTTTTTGTTCTAAGCAGCTTCGACGAGCGACAGGACATTCTGTCCATCGCTTGGTTTCTAAATTTGGCATTGTGCCATTAGTCCCGTCTGCTATGAACTGGCACCGGACCAAAATCATTCTGATAAAATTATATTGAAGCCATCATCTCACATGCTGGTTAAAACTCTTGATTTTGGCTGAGAATGTTACACCTACTGACTGTTTTCGCAAAAGACTCTTCAGGTGAAAGTCTGTCACACACGCACAAtgtctgaattttcattttcgggtgaacaatccttttaacCTCAacaacctcatctgtttgggagtgGCACCTCGAAACTGCCTGATACATGAAAGGAGCCATGCAATATAATTTTGGATAAATGTCACCAGTCACGTCATTTTCTTGAGATCAGgctgttatatttaaataatctgCAATCATGTCCAAGGTTAATATAAGCAGAGTAAACTGTTCAAACATTTTGAACTTATTCTGTAACTGACTACATTAATCACTGCCAACCATCAATaaaacatacacattcacacagcagcatTTAAAGAGAATtcagcacacatatacacacatacacatagattCATATTTACCTCCCCATAGCATAAAAATAGCATATTTTGTATATGGGCAAATtgcgtatgtgcatgtgtgtttaagCGCAGCAGAAGCTTTAACACACAGGTGTATTTACTTTTTTACCTATTTATACTACAGCTTAAACTATGAGGATCAGAGCAATACACCTGAAGTTACTTGTCTCAGGAGGTTTGAGATGAAAACAGAGGGAGGAATAATGGACAGATACACAGTTACGAAGAGTGAAAGAAGGCCTTTGGGACACCTATTATGCTACCACAACACCAATACAGATCCATCAACTTAGCACTAAAGGAAACATATGACACCAGAACCCAAAGCTCTCTCACCCAGAAGGGAATCCATCTGACGATCCTTTAAGAAATACAAATGCAACGCAGATCAATTGTTAAACTGGTTAATTCATTGATTTATGTTTGATTATAGCTGGCTAACAAGACTGGATTGCTGGATGAACTGTATCTGGATGAACAAGGCTGAATTAGCAAATTATCACCACATAATGGTTTGAAAGGGTTTGAAACAAGGTTTTCTTGAGGTTATACCAATATGTATAGGATGTCTCACAACCAAAGAAAGAAGCATACAATCACAAAAATGTACCAAGAACttattaaaataactaaatatatatattttttttatcagtttatcAGTTTGTATCAAAGTCAATTCAAAGGAAATTAACAAAGACAAAAACCTCTGTGAAGTTGGCACAGCCATTTAATTAAACAATCACCAAAACTATTGCATTCGTTTGTGCAGATTTGTGCTGCAATTCtgaacgtttgtgctggtttagtgtttgagatattaaacattcttttttgggcggtgtgacgtcactctccaccccatctcgctcaAATTGATCCAAACTGGTGCTGGTTGTTTGTGCTCcgtttgtgccgttaaaacaaaCGTTGTAACTATTTCtcttccttagatatagcaagAATGTTTTCGGGAGTGGTGACatcattctccaccccatgttgtctaaATCGCTCCAACCcagtgtcattcgtttgtgctcgatttgtgccagtttgtgccattaaaatgaacactttatGTATTTccatttgtggagcggaggggggcggggccgggtcggaatatcgcgcgcccggtccccaattggcctgatgaggcgcgtgagggaATAAGGCGgcccggtgacgatggttcgagagagagagaatcacgggcatgtccgtcatgtgtgtgtttgtttatgcttttggtttaagttttcattaaatattatttacattgacaagtcggttctcgcctcctccttgcccatcctttaacagtgttacattggtgattggggaccgggcgcgctatattccgacccggccccgccccctccgctccacaccattccttagaaataacaaatatgatttGGGAGCGGTGACGTCACTTTCCATCCCATGTCGTCCAAATCGCTGTTGAATGTTGAATGAAACCCTGTAACTGTgatcattttttaaatacaacaaaaaactttttttaagaacggggacgtcactctccaccccatgtcgtccGAATCGCTCCAAACCGTAAccgtcattcgtttgtgctcgatttgtgctgttGAAACAATCTAACTAATTCCCTTACatagaaataacaaaattatctccTGCATCTGTGACATCAGTCATGCATTTACctcatctcatccaaaggactcGTTCGTTTGTGCTTGCTCGGTGCAGGTTTCTTAAAGTTgctttcattgtttttatttattttaatttttttaacttgacattttGATCATTGGCAGTGACTTCAAATTTATGCCCTGTATTTGCAAGTGCAGAAAAGctaattttatatttgacattcgtgACAATACCCATTAAACTCGCTGTGCAAATCACATTTTTAAGCCAAACTAACCTGGACATGCATGAATAGGTTTCTTTGCCTACTGTAAGCAACTGTAAGAAACCTGCAAGCACAAACGAACGAGTCAGAAAATGAGTCCATTGGACAAGATGAGGTAAATGCATTAATGACGTCACAGATCCGGGAGATAATTTTGTTATGTAAGGGAATTAGTTAGATTGTATCTTTCAAcggcacaaaacagcacaaatcgagcacaaacgaattACACTGGTTTGGAGTTATttagacaacatggggtggagaatgacgTCACCGCTCCCGAAAACATTcttgctatatctaaggaagggaaatagttacaaCGTTTGTTTAAACGGCACAAACGGAGCACAAACGACCAGTCCCAGTTTGGATCGATTtgagcgagatggggtggagagtgacgtcacaccgCCCAAAAAAGTATGTTTACTATCTCAAACActaaaccagcacaaacgttaaTATTTGctgcacaaatcagcacaaacgaatggaatagttttggtgattatttaattatatggggtgccaacttcaagGAGGTAAGACAAAAGActtacataaacacacagacacagatttTTGACAGTTGATATCACATTTGCTGAAATCATCATTTATTACTTACTATCAACCATATCTGAACAATTTCACCACTTTAAATGTACTGTACCGCTGTACCATATTGGAGCAGCCTGATTAATCATAGTAAAACTGATACATCTATGCTGTATTTTTCTTCATTGAATCTTAATCCTACAGTGAAAATTTGTCGGTGATAAGTTGGTGATCGATTGCAATTGGTTTTACCTGTCTGAAAGCATCTCCATCGCCCTTGCCAGCCTGCTGAGCGATTAAGGTGATCTTACGTTCTCTCTCTGCCCGACGGTGAACCCTAATCagacaggacaatagacacaccAACAGCAGGAACGCAAGCAGAGACAGCAGGGAGATGATTGCTACATAGAACTGTGGCAACTTATAGGCTGTTATGGGAAAAGAGAGGATCATTAGTATAAGATATTTGACCTCAATATGTTATTTACTAAAGAgcacagaaagaaagaaacataatttgaaagaaaaatgATTAGCAATCCAAACGTGATCTACAGTAACTTCTCAAATTTCCTCCAGCCTCCTTAGGCCAACTCACGCTCAACATGAAGGTAGACGTCAGCTATCCGGAAGCCTGAAAAGTCCATGACTCTAAAGACGCCCATGTCACTGACTTTGACTTTCTTCAGGAAGAACAAAGATCCTTCAACAGACACTCGACCTTCCAAGGCAGGATCCAGAGGCAGCACTAGCTCTCCCTGGTCCAGGATGAGTCGCTCCTTGTGGTCAGTGTCGGGAATGTAGACCATTTTAACTTTGGTGTGATCCACATGGAGCTTGACCTTCAGGGTTCCTCCATAACTCAAGTGCTCAAAGATCTGGTGATCTGGGATATagaaaaaaacagtaaaataccagttaattgaatacatttacatgtaaaGCTTAATAAAACCTGTAAAGAATATGTCCAGGATATATTTCAccttgaaaatcaaaagaaattttatcaaatcaaataaattatattaaataaaaataaaattacaaatatttagagTAGCACCTAGACGATTAAGTAAGAATAGGCATAAATAtttctcaaatatatatatatatatatatatatatataatatatatatatatatatatatatactggcgtccaaaagtttggaataatgtaccgattgtgctgtttcagaaggaaattggttctttaattcaccaaagtggcattcaactgatcacaaagtatagtcaggacattactgatgcaaaaacagcaccatcactatctgaAACAAGATTTTTgaacaaatctagacaggccccatttccagcagtcatcactccaacaccttatccttgagtaatcatgctaaactgctaatttggtactagaaaatcacttgccattatatcaaacacagttgaaagctatttggttcattaaatgaagcttaacattgtctttgttttgtttttgagttgccacagtatgcagtagactggcatggcttaaggtcaatattaggtcaaaaaaggcaaaaaaagaaaaaaaaaaaaaaaaagaaacggctttatctagaaactcatcagtcaaatcattgttttgaggactgaaggctatacaatgtctGAAATTGAAtacgatttcatacaaaggtgtacactacagtcttcaaagacaaatgacaactggctgtaacaaggacagaaaaagatgtggaagatcagatgtacaactaaacgaggataagtacatcagagcctctagtttgagaaatagacgcctcacatgtcctccgctgacagcttccattgaattctacccgctcaacaccagtttcatgtacaactgtaaagagaagactcaggggtgcagccttatgggaagaattgcaaagaaaaagccacttttggttagagtgggcaaacaaacacagacaccggacaacagataattggaaaagagtgttatggatcttgaccccattgagcttttgtgggatcagctagactgtaaggtgtgtgagaagtgcccgacaagacagagacatctatggcaagtgctacaggaagtgtgggttgaaatgtcacctgagtatctggacaaactgacagctagaatgccaagaatctgcaaagctgtcattgcagcacATGCAGGATTTTTTGATAAAAACtctttctgaaaaataaaaataaaattacaatagtAATTCtttacgttattaatgtcctgactatacattgtgatcagttgaatgccacttaggtgaataaaagcaccaatttctttccataagagcaaaatctgtacattattccaaacttttggccaccagtgtgtgtgtgtatatatatatatatatatatatatatatatatatatataagtaattatACATCAGTATTAGTATTTCATGCACTGTATTTCATTTCCATGATAACTTTTTCATCCTCTTCTCTTTGTTCTCCCATCACTTCTTTCTTTTCCATCTTTCTACAATTATACCAATTTAGGACTTTATATTTACTCATACAAGCCTTTCTCTCCATAGTGACCAGTCTTTCACCAGACCATTAGATTGATTGTTCACCTTTCACATTGAGACAGGTCCTCATTTTGACTTTTCCATCACTATCCACGATGGTGTAGCTGCCCTCGTCTGCTCCTGTGACCAAATGGAGGTTTACCCTTTTCTCGTTGACCGTGAGACGGTTCTCATACGCTTCCATAGGGAAAGCGGTCCGGTTGAAAAGCAGCACAGGTGGTGCATCTGTGGTCTGGTTAACATTAGTTTGACCTCCATACCTGAACTCAAGGGTGTATGGACCAATCAAAGGGTCAATCGGGATGTGATATGTGTCTCCATATTTCACCACTGTCTCTAGTGCACAGTCTACAAAAAGAagagaattaaaatgtattaacacaCCTACAGTATAAGGACCTTGGCTATGCTGCTGTCTTTTATTAAATATACTCTGTGAAATACATGATAAAGCATGATGAAAATTCTGAAATATCAATATTAAATTCTCACCTTGTAGAAAGCAGTGAATATGATAATAATGTATTTTGACCACTTATAACAAATAATGACCATAGCAGCATTGcagtatataataaaaacattttgtcctATTTTGTAAAACCCAAGAAACAGCAGTGAAAAACAATGTTAGAACCTCATGAATACAAAAGCTCTTATtcccatttaaaatgtttgccCATTTGCAgcctttatatacagtatacatcagGGATTTTAAAGGACTCAGCAGTTAAAGCCAGGTTCACACTGTAAATTTTGTCCATGATTTTTCCGTCTGGGAAAATCGTTTTTTTAGCCTGTGGCTGTGTAACTGCTCCTAGGACAGCCAGATGAGATAAAACTCCCAGTTGGTGGTCAATCGGGACGAATGGGACCAAAGACTTGGCTACGATTCGTATCGTACAGTCTAAAATAATGTCGCACACTGAACCATGGCTTTTACCCAAGATCTCACTGGGATCATACCTAACAGTCTGACAAGgaacaatcataaaaaaaaaaacatttttaaatcgtACAGGGTGCATCCCGCTTCACTCATAAATTTTAAACAAATAGTACCAACTCTCTGTTTTGACTGCATAAGCCCCGCTCGAAGCTGTTGTAAAATTCTATATTAGCCTTATATGAACCCGTGTCTACTTACATGGACGAAGTTGGTTTCGCTATATGTAacgcataattttaattaatttaaactgactcatctcagttcagaagaatctgggctgtcagtaaaaggttaaacttttgaaatattgagtcatgtgacaaaacaacatggtgctgatcacagcAGAGTCTGTCTTTGgaagaaacgccaacaaaactacatctgctaagaaacctaattaaatttttacattgaaacctgtttgagtcaaaagatttgagtctctagtttcatccgatataccatttttaaaatgtaagcgatttatcacgaaacgccacactgctaaacacaatgtacactaatgcaTACTTACGCACATTTTTCCTTAGAATTCCGATATTTACTTATAAATGGt contains:
- the LOC127619603 gene encoding uncharacterized protein LOC127619603 isoform X2, encoding MSIFGVAVVSTLLCSVWSSTIKAKDEHRTAFFGEDIHIPVPALDTTEVMFKPRVEPMSERVLLRNRDHLNPRAKLNTHISQLILEDVGEDDEGTYVVKNSLAPADVRRIILIVRDCALETVVKYGDTYHIPIDPLIGPYTLEFRYGGQTNVNQTTDAPPVLLFNRTAFPMEAYENRLTVNEKRVNLHLVTGADEGSYTIVDSDGKVKMRTCLNVKDHQIFEHLSYGGTLKVKLHVDHTKVKMVYIPDTDHKERLILDQGELVLPLDPALEGRVSVEGSLFFLKKVKVSDMGVFRVMDFSGFRIADVYLHVEPYKLPQFYVAIISLLSLLAFLLLVCLLSCLIRVHRRAERERKITLIAQQAGKGDGDAFRQDRQMDSLLGGY
- the LOC127619603 gene encoding uncharacterized protein LOC127619603 isoform X1, with the translated sequence MSIFGVAVVSTLLCSVWSSTIKAKDEHRTAFFGEDIHIPVPALDTTEVMFKPRVEPMSERVLLRNRDHLNPRAKLNTHISQLILEDVGEDDEGTYVVKNSLAPADVRRIILIVRDCALETVVKYGDTYHIPIDPLIGPYTLEFRYGGQTNVNQTTDAPPVLLFNRTAFPMEAYENRLTVNEKRVNLHLVTGADEGSYTIVDSDGKVKMRTCLNVKDHQIFEHLSYGGTLKVKLHVDHTKVKMVYIPDTDHKERLILDQGELVLPLDPALEGRVSVEGSLFFLKKVKVSDMGVFRVMDFSGFRIADVYLHVEPYKLPQFYVAIISLLSLLAFLLLVCLLSCLIRVHRRAERERKITLIAQQAGKGDGDAFRQVVTDAYTRFAEDSTMQSTWENNTESTEVEIKGLEVSKPGQYQAFPSDKNVLR